One window of the Runella slithyformis DSM 19594 genome contains the following:
- a CDS encoding glutamine synthetase family protein, protein MSKPRGLLTIDQLREAVDQQTIETIIVAFTDHYGRLVGKRFDADFFLDGIYKDGTHGCNYLLTTDIAMDPVPGFSFANWELGYGDFHLVPDLATLRVAAWLDRTAMILCDVKNEKTHQYIDIAPRSILKKQLEKATQNGFEVLAASELEYYLFENTFREAHETNFSQLRPVGWYIEDYHILQGTRTEPFNAAARRYLKQSGVPVENSKGEWGLGQHELNVRYAEILDMADRHVVYKQCLKEVADAMGWSITFMAKFAADRAGSSCHIHISLWKDGENAFDGDTAFGPVKCSDTFRWFLGGCIAHTPDVMVFYAPTINSYKRYVDGSWAPTRLAWSYDNRTAGFRVVGHGKSLRIECRIPGADCNPYLAFAGLLACGLEGIEKQIEPPAIFEGDIYAAAHLPRVPYTLAESIAMFSNSEFAKRTFGAEVVEHYTHFYKTEQAAYNASVTDWERKRYFEQI, encoded by the coding sequence ATGTCTAAACCCCGGGGACTTCTTACCATCGATCAACTGCGCGAAGCCGTCGATCAACAAACCATCGAAACCATTATTGTTGCCTTTACCGACCACTATGGCCGGCTCGTCGGAAAACGCTTTGACGCCGATTTTTTTTTAGACGGCATTTATAAAGACGGGACCCACGGCTGCAACTATCTGCTCACCACCGATATAGCCATGGATCCCGTGCCGGGGTTCTCGTTTGCCAACTGGGAATTAGGCTACGGAGATTTTCATTTAGTACCTGATTTGGCTACGCTGCGGGTGGCTGCCTGGCTTGACCGCACGGCGATGATCCTCTGTGATGTTAAAAACGAAAAAACGCATCAATACATTGACATTGCCCCGCGCTCAATTCTGAAAAAGCAGCTTGAAAAAGCAACACAAAACGGATTTGAAGTACTGGCCGCTTCCGAACTGGAATATTATTTATTTGAAAACACGTTTCGTGAGGCGCACGAAACCAATTTTTCGCAGCTTCGTCCGGTAGGCTGGTATATTGAAGATTATCATATCCTGCAAGGTACGCGGACCGAGCCGTTCAACGCGGCGGCGCGGCGTTATCTCAAACAATCGGGCGTACCGGTCGAAAACTCCAAAGGGGAATGGGGCTTAGGACAGCACGAATTGAACGTGCGCTATGCCGAAATTCTGGACATGGCCGATCGCCACGTGGTGTATAAACAATGCCTGAAAGAAGTGGCGGATGCCATGGGTTGGAGCATCACATTCATGGCCAAATTTGCCGCCGACCGCGCAGGTTCCAGCTGCCATATTCACATCAGTTTATGGAAAGACGGAGAAAATGCGTTTGACGGCGATACGGCCTTCGGTCCGGTCAAATGCTCAGATACCTTCCGTTGGTTTTTGGGCGGGTGTATTGCGCATACGCCCGATGTGATGGTCTTTTATGCCCCGACCATTAACTCTTACAAACGCTACGTAGACGGCTCGTGGGCCCCTACGCGTTTGGCGTGGAGTTATGATAATCGTACGGCCGGTTTTCGGGTGGTAGGCCATGGCAAAAGCCTGCGGATAGAATGCCGGATTCCGGGGGCGGATTGTAACCCCTACTTAGCGTTTGCGGGCCTGTTGGCCTGCGGATTGGAAGGTATTGAAAAACAAATCGAACCGCCCGCCATTTTTGAAGGCGATATTTATGCCGCCGCGCATCTGCCGCGCGTGCCTTACACATTGGCAGAATCCATTGCGATGTTTTCCAACAGCGAATTTGCCAAACGTACTTTTGGCGCTGAAGTCGTGGAGCATTACACGCATTTTTATAAAACCGAGCAGGCGGCCTATAATGCTTCGGTCACGGATTGGGAACGCAAACGGTATTTTGAGCAGATTTAA
- a CDS encoding superoxide dismutase, whose protein sequence is MTTKFLRNALAIALAAGSLQAMAQFTQAPLPYASDALEPSIDKTTMEIHYGRHHKAYVDNLNKAVAGKPEEKLTPDALVKGITKETAPAIRNNGGGHWNHTFFWSIMGPGKGGAPKGALADAITRDFGSLEEFKKKFKEAATTRFGSGWAWLIVKDNKLMVSSTPNQDNPLMPVADVQGTPILGVDVWEHAYYLKYQNKRPDYLDAFWNVVNWDQVAKLYAAAK, encoded by the coding sequence ATGACAACTAAATTTCTCCGCAATGCACTGGCAATCGCTTTAGCAGCAGGTTCGTTGCAGGCTATGGCGCAATTTACGCAGGCTCCTCTTCCCTATGCTTCCGATGCCCTTGAGCCAAGTATCGACAAAACCACCATGGAGATCCACTACGGACGCCACCACAAAGCATACGTAGATAACCTGAATAAAGCAGTGGCGGGAAAGCCGGAAGAAAAATTGACTCCGGATGCACTGGTCAAAGGAATTACAAAAGAGACCGCGCCGGCAATACGCAACAACGGCGGCGGACACTGGAATCATACATTCTTTTGGAGCATCATGGGCCCCGGCAAAGGCGGAGCGCCTAAAGGTGCTTTGGCAGATGCCATCACCAGGGACTTCGGCTCATTGGAGGAATTTAAAAAGAAATTCAAAGAAGCGGCCACGACCCGTTTCGGTTCAGGCTGGGCATGGCTGATCGTAAAAGACAATAAATTGATGGTAAGTTCAACGCCAAACCAAGATAATCCGTTGATGCCTGTGGCCGATGTACAGGGGACACCGATCCTGGGAGTAGATGTATGGGAGCATGCCTATTATCTGAAATACCAAAACAAACGCCCCGATTACCTGGATGCTTTCTGGAATGTCGTGAATTGGGATCAAGTAGCCAAGCTGTATGCTGCGGCAAAGTAA
- a CDS encoding lipoprotein signal peptidase yields the protein MTQSPKGPFKYFLFALLLIGIDQASKLLVHHYMSPGFAGQIRLIGDWFKLYYVTNPGMAFGMQIDHEYGKLFLTVFRLGAMVFIAGYMLRLAYKGASGGLLWAMSMILAGAIGNLIDSIFYGVLIDNAPYGSPTPWFHGQVIDMVFIDFWEGFVPDWVPVWGGQYYTTPIFNFADACIFIGVCIILMFQGTFFPRPEETEETDHRQVPEPETPQLETTENEPVAEAEYNSEAESFTSDPVTEKEEITSLPTEEEEAPEPSLEVPPTNEDSGKYKEQG from the coding sequence ATGACTCAATCCCCCAAAGGTCCTTTCAAATATTTTCTGTTTGCCCTACTGCTTATCGGAATAGATCAGGCTTCTAAGCTTCTCGTACACCATTATATGTCTCCGGGTTTTGCCGGACAGATTCGACTCATCGGCGATTGGTTCAAACTTTATTACGTGACCAACCCCGGCATGGCGTTTGGAATGCAGATCGACCACGAATACGGCAAGCTGTTCTTAACGGTATTTCGGTTGGGGGCTATGGTCTTTATTGCCGGCTATATGCTGCGCCTGGCGTACAAGGGCGCTTCCGGCGGACTTCTTTGGGCCATGTCAATGATTCTGGCCGGTGCCATCGGCAATCTGATTGACAGTATCTTTTACGGAGTTTTGATTGACAATGCGCCCTACGGCTCCCCCACTCCGTGGTTTCACGGGCAGGTCATTGATATGGTATTCATTGATTTTTGGGAAGGATTTGTGCCGGATTGGGTGCCTGTCTGGGGCGGACAATACTATACTACGCCCATTTTTAATTTTGCCGACGCCTGTATTTTTATCGGTGTGTGTATCATTCTGATGTTTCAGGGTACGTTTTTCCCTCGCCCGGAAGAAACGGAAGAAACGGATCACCGTCAGGTACCGGAACCGGAAACACCGCAACTTGAAACGACTGAAAATGAGCCTGTCGCGGAAGCGGAATACAACAGCGAAGCAGAATCCTTCACTTCAGACCCGGTGACTGAAAAAGAGGAGATTACCTCTTTACCAACCGAAGAGGAGGAAGCGCCCGAGCCCAGCTTAGAAGTTCCCCCCACTAACGAAGACTCCGGTAAATATAAAGAACAGGGGTAA
- a CDS encoding proline dehydrogenase family protein has translation MSISVASPQVGVSFDDTSVAFSSKSNFQLKKTYWLFALMNQPWLVKLGTFFIKLALLLRLPVKNLIKATLFGQFCGGEDIKECDKTVKNLANSKIGTILDYSVEGEDNESSFDKTAGEILLTIEKANQTQAIPFSVFKVTGIGSTPLMEKIQAGEPLSAAEQAAFERIKGRVDQLCKKAHDLDVKIFVDAEESWIQDVIDQLAYQAMQKYNTQKPVVYNTFQMYRRDMLENFKKATHEAKVEGYFLGAKLVRGAYFEKERQRAYESEYQDPIHATKEETDCDYNKSILFALENRDVISICLGTHNEYSCNYCVELMQKLNIPHNDPHVWFAQLLGMSDNISFNLANAGYNVAKYVPYGPVETVMPYLFRRAEENKSIAGQSSREFLLIKREVERRHTMKVVH, from the coding sequence ATGTCTATAAGTGTTGCTTCGCCCCAGGTGGGGGTTTCATTTGATGACACTTCGGTTGCATTCTCCTCTAAGTCAAATTTTCAGTTAAAGAAAACCTACTGGTTATTTGCATTAATGAATCAACCTTGGCTTGTAAAATTAGGAACTTTTTTTATAAAACTCGCGCTTTTGTTACGACTTCCCGTCAAAAACCTGATAAAAGCGACTTTGTTTGGCCAATTTTGTGGAGGTGAGGATATCAAAGAGTGTGATAAAACGGTAAAAAATTTGGCAAACTCTAAAATTGGAACAATTTTAGACTATTCAGTGGAGGGCGAAGATAATGAGTCGAGTTTTGATAAAACTGCCGGCGAAATTCTGCTGACGATTGAAAAAGCAAACCAAACCCAGGCCATTCCTTTCTCGGTTTTTAAGGTGACCGGCATTGGCTCTACACCCCTGATGGAAAAAATTCAGGCAGGTGAGCCCCTCTCCGCTGCTGAACAGGCGGCTTTTGAACGCATCAAAGGACGGGTAGATCAATTATGTAAAAAAGCGCATGACTTGGATGTGAAAATTTTTGTGGATGCCGAAGAAAGCTGGATTCAGGATGTCATTGACCAACTGGCGTATCAGGCAATGCAGAAATACAATACCCAAAAGCCTGTTGTGTACAATACCTTCCAAATGTACCGCCGCGACATGCTTGAAAATTTCAAAAAAGCAACCCACGAAGCAAAGGTAGAAGGCTATTTTCTGGGAGCTAAACTGGTACGGGGAGCCTATTTTGAAAAAGAACGCCAACGGGCTTATGAAAGCGAATACCAGGACCCGATCCATGCCACCAAAGAAGAGACCGATTGCGATTATAACAAATCCATTTTGTTTGCCCTCGAAAACCGCGACGTGATCTCGATCTGTTTGGGTACCCACAACGAATACAGCTGCAATTACTGCGTTGAGCTAATGCAAAAACTCAACATTCCGCACAATGACCCGCACGTGTGGTTTGCACAACTTCTCGGAATGAGCGATAATATTTCCTTCAATTTAGCCAATGCAGGCTATAATGTAGCTAAATATGTTCCTTATGGACCGGTAGAGACCGTCATGCCGTATTTATTCCGCCGTGCAGAGGAGAATAAATCCATTGCGGGGCAAAGCAGCCGTGAATTTTTGCTTATTAAAAGAGAAGTGGAACGTCGCCACACCATGAAAGTTGTTCATTAA
- a CDS encoding chorismate mutase, with the protein MSATLEILPMSSWVETGGKPLVIAGPCSAETEEQVWETATRIKAEGYANVIRAGVWKPRTRPGSFEGMGEAALPWLAAVKKETGLPIAVEVATPQHIELALKYGIDILWIGARTTVNPFNVQDLADALQGVDVPVLIKNPVNPDLALWIGAFERINRAGIKKLGAIHRGFSNAQETKYRNSPMWNIAIELKTMFPELPMIGDPSHMAGKRAYLFEIAQRALDLNYDGLIIESHRDPDKAWSDASQQLTPEALGVMLHDLHVRKPEYGTDYINQLEQLRSKLDNLDRELLEILGTRMSLVEQLGEYKRDNNVAVLQMDRWRQLRKNRADLGKQMNLYPDFVEELFELIHMASIRKQTEVMNTTPAA; encoded by the coding sequence ATGAGTGCCACCTTAGAAATTTTACCGATGAGTTCATGGGTTGAGACAGGAGGGAAACCACTTGTCATTGCAGGTCCATGCAGTGCCGAAACGGAAGAACAGGTTTGGGAGACTGCTACCCGGATCAAAGCGGAAGGATATGCAAATGTAATTCGCGCCGGCGTTTGGAAGCCGCGTACCCGCCCGGGAAGTTTTGAAGGGATGGGCGAAGCGGCATTGCCTTGGCTTGCGGCCGTAAAAAAAGAAACAGGATTGCCGATTGCCGTTGAAGTAGCAACTCCTCAGCACATTGAACTTGCCCTTAAGTACGGAATTGATATTTTATGGATCGGGGCCCGTACAACCGTTAACCCTTTCAACGTTCAGGACTTAGCGGACGCATTACAGGGCGTGGATGTGCCGGTGCTGATCAAAAACCCGGTTAACCCTGACTTAGCGTTGTGGATCGGTGCGTTTGAGCGTATCAACCGCGCAGGAATCAAAAAACTCGGTGCGATTCACCGCGGTTTTTCCAATGCACAGGAGACCAAATACCGCAATTCTCCCATGTGGAATATTGCCATCGAATTGAAAACCATGTTTCCGGAGTTGCCGATGATCGGTGACCCAAGCCACATGGCGGGAAAACGGGCGTATTTGTTTGAAATCGCACAGCGCGCGTTAGACTTAAACTACGACGGTCTCATCATTGAGTCGCATCGCGACCCGGACAAGGCGTGGTCGGATGCCTCACAGCAATTGACTCCGGAAGCGTTGGGAGTAATGCTGCATGATCTGCACGTTCGTAAGCCTGAATACGGTACTGATTATATCAATCAATTGGAGCAACTTCGCAGCAAACTTGACAACCTCGACCGTGAGTTGTTGGAAATTCTCGGCACGCGTATGTCGTTGGTTGAACAATTGGGCGAGTACAAGCGTGACAACAACGTGGCTGTTCTGCAAATGGACCGTTGGAGACAACTTCGTAAAAACCGCGCTGATCTGGGCAAACAAATGAACCTTTACCCTGATTTCGTGGAAGAGTTGTTTGAACTGATCCACATGGCGTCTATCCGTAAGCAAACAGAAGTAATGAACACCACGCCCGCGGCTTAA
- a CDS encoding winged helix-turn-helix domain-containing protein, whose protein sequence is MEIMTGKLAIVASFVVISMLFGQFAWVTSTTDKITPERFEEKVNLALRRTGHHLLLASGDSTSRIPAVKKLNTDTYVIQLSKSFDYSRLPSILQGSFDLHGIKNNYDVAVMDCKTNELQLGYNFLDYSKTKEVACIGREQLLGCYDVKVTFSGSENLPKSNPVWWTLGLGLAFIGVSYVVLSRRKAVPAPLIQTLDEQPIEKSTRLHFGESSIDVENQLLYSANMQHNLTFREAKLLHLFIKHQNQVLDRDFILKSVWEDEGVTVGRSIDVFVSRLRKLLQEDASLKIAAVHGVGYRLEVSSLGNS, encoded by the coding sequence ATGGAGATCATGACCGGTAAATTGGCAATAGTGGCTTCATTTGTAGTAATCAGCATGCTGTTTGGACAGTTTGCCTGGGTAACTTCTACCACTGACAAAATCACTCCGGAACGCTTTGAAGAAAAAGTGAATCTTGCGCTCCGCCGCACGGGCCATCATCTCTTGTTGGCAAGCGGCGATTCCACTTCTCGTATCCCTGCGGTCAAAAAACTGAATACCGACACCTACGTCATACAATTAAGCAAATCCTTCGATTACAGTCGGTTGCCTTCTATACTACAGGGATCGTTTGACCTTCACGGCATCAAAAACAACTATGATGTTGCGGTCATGGACTGCAAAACCAACGAGTTACAATTGGGCTACAATTTTCTGGATTACTCCAAAACCAAGGAAGTGGCCTGTATCGGGCGCGAGCAACTGCTGGGTTGCTATGATGTAAAGGTCACTTTCTCCGGTTCTGAAAACTTGCCAAAATCAAATCCGGTTTGGTGGACATTAGGATTGGGACTTGCCTTTATCGGCGTTTCGTATGTTGTACTTTCGCGGAGAAAAGCTGTTCCGGCTCCACTTATTCAAACACTTGATGAACAGCCGATTGAGAAATCTACGCGGCTGCATTTTGGGGAGTCAAGTATAGATGTGGAAAATCAACTGCTCTATTCTGCCAATATGCAGCATAATCTCACCTTCCGCGAAGCCAAATTGTTACACTTATTCATCAAACACCAAAACCAAGTCTTAGATCGGGATTTCATTCTCAAATCGGTTTGGGAAGATGAAGGAGTCACCGTAGGCCGCAGCATTGACGTTTTTGTGTCACGTCTGCGAAAGTTGCTCCAGGAAGATGCTTCCTTAAAAATCGCCGCCGTTCATGGCGTTGGCTATCGACTGGAAGTCAGTTCTTTAGGAAATAGTTAA
- a CDS encoding YceI family protein, with amino-acid sequence MGLSLKESTIFWKGNYAVGNKGHEGTLQLLSGTLTRTADGKITGGRFVMDMNSIKNTDEEDEKGRKNLEDHLKSNDFFDVQKYPTATFTIVQIAPAALPNRYSVTGDLVMKGFSNRIVFTALINQNKEAISVKADHTLIRTLWGITYKSQGAFDFGNLKNDLISNAVPIRMELLFRKNDTGRITLHYISFST; translated from the coding sequence ATGGGCTTATCCCTCAAAGAAAGTACGATTTTTTGGAAAGGAAATTACGCCGTCGGGAATAAAGGCCACGAAGGCACTTTGCAGCTTTTATCAGGAACACTGACCCGAACGGCCGATGGAAAAATCACCGGTGGCCGTTTTGTCATGGATATGAATTCCATCAAAAACACGGACGAAGAAGATGAAAAAGGGCGCAAAAACTTGGAAGATCACCTGAAATCAAACGATTTTTTTGATGTTCAAAAATACCCGACCGCCACTTTTACCATTGTCCAAATAGCCCCGGCTGCTCTTCCGAACAGATACTCGGTAACGGGCGATTTAGTAATGAAAGGCTTCAGCAATCGCATTGTTTTTACGGCGCTGATCAACCAAAATAAAGAGGCGATTTCCGTCAAAGCCGATCATACATTGATACGTACCCTGTGGGGAATTACGTATAAATCGCAGGGCGCTTTTGATTTCGGTAACCTTAAAAATGATCTGATATCCAATGCAGTACCGATCAGGATGGAGTTGTTGTTTAGAAAAAATGATACGGGTAGAATTACCCTCCATTATATAAGCTTTAGTACCTAA
- a CDS encoding two-component regulator propeller domain-containing protein codes for MKKYCLPPLIYRLLLFVSIPSCNPPNKSDNAEESETEQKPAPKEVITGSVFGAVTTEIDDNIRSIFQNKAGIYWFGTNAAGVYRYDPKQAGTKALTQFTVKDGLANDQIQSIQEDNAGTLWFGTGRFGVFRYDGKTIVNFNEKEGLGRIMREAWLKTKRAIYGLP; via the coding sequence ATGAAAAAGTATTGCCTGCCACCTCTGATCTATCGTTTGCTGCTGTTTGTTTCTATCCCTTCCTGCAACCCGCCAAACAAATCTGACAATGCTGAGGAAAGCGAAACTGAACAGAAGCCGGCTCCAAAAGAAGTGATCACCGGTAGTGTTTTCGGCGCAGTCACCACTGAAATTGACGATAACATCCGCAGTATTTTTCAGAATAAAGCCGGAATCTATTGGTTTGGCACAAATGCCGCAGGCGTGTATCGCTATGACCCCAAACAGGCCGGCACAAAAGCGCTGACGCAGTTTACGGTAAAAGATGGGTTAGCCAATGATCAGATTCAGTCCATTCAGGAAGATAACGCAGGTACTCTTTGGTTTGGTACGGGCAGATTCGGAGTCTTTCGCTATGATGGCAAAACGATTGTAAATTTCAATGAAAAAGAAGGATTGGGGAGAATTATGCGGGAGGCATGGCTGAAGACAAAGCGGGCAATATATGGTTTACCATGA
- a CDS encoding ABC transporter permease, which produces MLQNYFRIGWRTLRKNGIFTFINIFGLSVGMTFTLLIGSYVWDEWQVNADLRNIDHQYIIQSKWKQPNMGMEITTLAPLAKTLKEQYPALVENYYRFDAVTTTISKGANHFREEIQIGDSTLLTMYGFPLLHGDARTALNRPNSVVLSEKMALKYFGKTDIVGQTLQIESFTRERKDFMITAVLAPLPFNSVTQFVNTEIPVLLPMSSLAFFGREAGMTTWDNAYVVNYIELKKGITPADLQKPIAQTIATNASELVKANLEVILKPLRTVYRENNNGLINKTLLTLSLAALFIVFMAVVNFVNISIGSSSSRLKEIGVRKVLGSEKKQVIGQFLTESILIASFSTLFSLVLYELARSFFAEFLGKELRSVFNTLPFFLISAAFWGLFVGLIAGAYPAFVLSSLPSIDSMKGKMKTVKEKSILRYSLMTVQFAIALFVFGAAVVIAQQVNYFFDKDLGYSKESIVWAAVPRDWSAQGVEKMETIRKEMTRLPDVRDASLSFEIPNGRIGFQSGLFRVGQDSAQAVFVPVLQTDENYARTFQIPMRSGTFFHQSQQTFAPDRIVLNAKAAKVLNFSTPEAAIGKQVRLQGFPQPFTVAGVTGDFHFGSMRENIGPLVFIHLNTLNNYRYFSFKIQSSSLNKSVALLEKKWNELLPGTPFEFKFLDEMLENLYQTEVRLKKAAQVATVLSIIIVLLGVIGMVSLSVARRTKELGIRKVLGASGVSLAMLFLKEFLVVSAVAALISFPLVLLAMHQWLQNYAYRIEMSWLSFVSVSIVFGLLIVILVGFQTFKATLMNPTRSLRSE; this is translated from the coding sequence ATGCTTCAAAACTACTTCCGAATCGGTTGGCGCACGCTGCGTAAAAACGGAATATTTACGTTTATCAACATCTTCGGCCTGTCCGTCGGCATGACCTTTACGCTGTTGATCGGCAGCTACGTGTGGGACGAATGGCAGGTCAACGCCGATTTGCGAAACATTGATCATCAATACATTATCCAAAGCAAGTGGAAGCAGCCCAACATGGGCATGGAGATTACGACGCTCGCGCCGTTGGCCAAAACCCTGAAAGAACAATACCCTGCTCTGGTTGAAAATTATTACCGTTTTGACGCCGTTACCACCACAATTTCCAAAGGCGCTAACCACTTTAGGGAAGAGATCCAAATCGGAGATTCCACCCTGCTGACCATGTACGGTTTTCCGCTTCTGCACGGAGATGCCCGTACGGCGCTGAACCGGCCCAACTCGGTCGTTCTTTCCGAAAAAATGGCGCTTAAATACTTCGGCAAAACGGACATAGTCGGACAAACCCTTCAAATAGAATCGTTTACAAGAGAACGGAAGGATTTCATGATTACGGCCGTATTGGCTCCCCTACCCTTCAACTCCGTCACTCAGTTTGTCAACACCGAAATCCCGGTGCTCTTGCCCATGAGCAGTTTGGCCTTTTTTGGCCGCGAAGCCGGCATGACTACCTGGGACAATGCCTACGTCGTCAACTACATTGAGCTTAAAAAAGGAATCACTCCCGCTGATTTACAAAAACCCATTGCCCAAACCATTGCCACAAATGCTTCAGAATTGGTGAAAGCCAATCTTGAAGTGATTCTGAAACCGTTGCGCACAGTGTACCGCGAAAACAACAACGGGCTCATTAACAAAACCCTCCTGACACTCAGCTTGGCAGCTCTGTTCATTGTGTTCATGGCCGTTGTTAATTTTGTCAATATCTCCATCGGCAGTTCGTCAAGTCGACTCAAAGAAATCGGGGTCCGGAAAGTATTGGGGAGTGAAAAAAAACAGGTGATTGGGCAATTCCTGACCGAATCCATCCTGATTGCTTCTTTCAGCACGCTTTTTTCGTTGGTTTTATACGAATTGGCGCGGTCATTTTTTGCCGAATTCTTAGGAAAAGAACTTCGTTCTGTTTTTAATACCCTTCCTTTCTTTTTAATCAGTGCCGCATTTTGGGGGCTTTTTGTCGGACTGATTGCCGGAGCTTATCCGGCGTTTGTGCTGTCATCATTGCCGTCCATTGATTCCATGAAGGGTAAAATGAAAACCGTCAAGGAAAAAAGCATTTTACGTTATTCATTGATGACCGTTCAGTTTGCCATTGCGTTGTTTGTCTTTGGCGCTGCCGTCGTCATTGCCCAACAGGTCAACTATTTCTTTGACAAAGACTTAGGTTATTCCAAAGAATCCATTGTATGGGCCGCCGTTCCGCGCGATTGGTCAGCGCAGGGTGTAGAAAAAATGGAAACCATCCGCAAAGAAATGACACGCCTGCCGGATGTACGCGATGCCAGCCTTTCGTTTGAAATTCCGAATGGCAGAATAGGCTTTCAATCCGGGCTTTTCCGCGTTGGTCAGGACTCTGCGCAGGCCGTCTTTGTGCCCGTTTTACAAACTGATGAAAACTATGCCCGCACCTTCCAAATCCCTATGCGAAGCGGTACGTTTTTTCACCAATCGCAACAAACGTTTGCCCCCGACCGTATTGTTTTGAACGCCAAAGCCGCCAAAGTACTGAATTTCTCGACCCCCGAAGCCGCCATTGGAAAGCAGGTACGATTACAGGGATTTCCGCAACCGTTTACCGTGGCGGGCGTCACCGGCGATTTTCATTTTGGATCCATGCGCGAAAACATCGGCCCACTGGTATTTATTCACCTCAATACACTCAATAACTACCGTTATTTTTCCTTCAAAATTCAATCTTCTTCGTTGAACAAATCGGTCGCTTTGCTCGAAAAAAAATGGAATGAGTTATTGCCGGGAACACCGTTTGAATTCAAATTTTTGGATGAAATGCTGGAGAATCTCTATCAAACCGAGGTTCGCCTGAAAAAAGCGGCTCAAGTGGCTACTGTTTTATCCATCATCATTGTGCTCTTGGGCGTCATTGGGATGGTATCGCTGAGCGTAGCGCGTCGCACCAAAGAGCTGGGCATTCGCAAGGTGTTGGGGGCTTCGGGCGTCAGTTTGGCGATGCTGTTTCTGAAAGAATTTTTGGTGGTCAGTGCCGTAGCGGCGCTGATTTCTTTTCCGTTGGTGCTACTGGCTATGCATCAGTGGCTGCAAAACTACGCGTACCGCATCGAAATGAGTTGGCTTTCATTTGTGAGCGTCAGCATCGTTTTTGGGTTATTGATCGTTATTTTGGTTGGTTTTCAGACCTTTAAAGCCACTTTAATGAACCCGACCCGGTCATTGCGCTCCGAATAA
- a CDS encoding Kazal-type serine protease inhibitor family protein, producing MKRILASLLIIALAGCQKEEITNDCVEKPDNGTACYTLYDPVCGCNGKTYGNACEAGRVGIAVVSKGECKSK from the coding sequence ATGAAAAGAATACTTGCTTCCCTCTTGATCATCGCTCTGGCAGGTTGTCAGAAAGAAGAAATAACCAATGATTGCGTGGAAAAGCCGGACAACGGAACGGCTTGTTATACTTTATACGACCCTGTTTGCGGGTGCAACGGCAAAACCTACGGCAACGCCTGTGAGGCGGGCCGGGTAGGCATCGCCGTTGTGTCAAAAGGCGAATGTAAAAGTAAGTGA